One window of the Candoia aspera isolate rCanAsp1 chromosome 16, rCanAsp1.hap2, whole genome shotgun sequence genome contains the following:
- the ATP6V1G1 gene encoding V-type proton ATPase subunit G 1, giving the protein MASQSQGIQQLLQAEKRAAEKVAEARKRKNRRLKQAKEEAQAEIEQYRLQREKDFKAKEAAALGSHGSSTTEVEQGTQEKMTLLQNNFQKNREEVLNSLLNLVFDIKPEIHSNYRING; this is encoded by the exons ATGGCCAGCCAGTCGCAGGGCATCCAGCAGCTGCTGCAGGCCGAGAAGCGCGCCGCCGAGAAGGTGGCCGAGGCCCGCAAGC GAAAGAATCGGCGACTGAAGCAGGCCAAGGAAGAAGCTCAGGCTGAGATTGAACAGTATCGGCTGCAAAGGGAGAAGGACTTCAAAGCAAAAGAAGCCGCG GCACTTGGCTCCCATGGCAGTTCTACCACTGAGGTGGAACAGGGAACCCAGGAGAAGATGACCCTTCTTCAGAATAACTTCCAGAAGAATCGGGAGGAAGTGCTGAACAGCTTGCTGAATTTGGTCTTTGACATCAAACCTGAAATCCATTCGAACTACCGCATTAATggataa